One Acinetobacter colistiniresistens DNA segment encodes these proteins:
- a CDS encoding VOC family protein, translating to MKPRISVLTLGVIDLEQSLIFYRDGLGFPTEGIIGREFEHGAVAFFDLHNGLKLAIFAQDDLARDAGLIKHPISSTAMSIGHNVIHKNEVDEIMQHAKEAGATIIKEAQSTFYGGYAGYFTDPNGHLWEIVWNPQLIPLEG from the coding sequence ATGAAACCACGAATTTCTGTTTTAACACTTGGTGTTATCGACCTAGAACAATCTCTTATTTTTTATCGTGATGGTCTTGGATTTCCAACTGAAGGCATTATTGGACGAGAGTTTGAACATGGCGCTGTCGCCTTCTTTGATCTTCACAATGGACTCAAGCTTGCAATCTTTGCGCAAGATGATCTCGCTCGGGATGCAGGATTAATCAAACATCCTATCAGTTCAACTGCCATGTCGATTGGACATAATGTCATTCACAAGAATGAAGTTGATGAGATCATGCAGCACGCAAAAGAAGCTGGAGCCACCATCATCAAAGAAGCTCAAAGTACATTTTATGGCGGTTATGCTGGATATTTTACCGATCCCAATGGGCATCTATGGGAAATTGTCTGGAAT
- a CDS encoding rhomboid family intramembrane serine protease codes for MTETTPPQINQKLQIQTWWFTALLIAVNVGLFGWQILSGVNITDPAPVDAIAWGADFTPLTFTGEPERLFSSMFFHFGMIHLMLNMWALYIFGSIAEQLFGRSYYVGLYFLAGLMGSVLSSYLSIRDGYELLQHFDPNLLPRISAGASGAVMGLGAALTVVSLFPPLPQQRFWLDKKSLLMIMGINLIFGFTVSGINNAAHIGGMLMGALLAATWYFSQKMQNKVVFQIMALMIGFILLAAFYWYCTALSTGLNPLWHEILRQNQSTF; via the coding sequence ATGACTGAAACGACTCCACCACAAATCAATCAAAAATTGCAAATACAAACCTGGTGGTTCACTGCGCTACTGATTGCAGTCAATGTCGGATTATTTGGCTGGCAAATTCTTTCAGGGGTGAATATTACCGACCCTGCCCCAGTAGATGCAATTGCCTGGGGTGCAGATTTTACTCCACTGACTTTTACTGGTGAACCAGAACGCCTATTCAGCAGTATGTTTTTTCATTTTGGCATGATTCATTTGATGTTGAATATGTGGGCGCTGTATATCTTTGGCAGTATTGCGGAACAACTGTTTGGACGAAGTTATTATGTTGGACTATATTTTCTTGCAGGTTTAATGGGCAGTGTCCTATCAAGCTATTTAAGCATTCGTGATGGCTATGAACTGTTGCAGCACTTTGATCCAAATCTCTTACCACGGATCAGTGCAGGTGCATCAGGTGCAGTGATGGGTCTCGGTGCAGCACTCACCGTAGTGTCCTTATTTCCGCCCTTACCGCAGCAACGCTTCTGGCTCGATAAAAAATCATTACTGATGATTATGGGGATTAACCTCATCTTTGGTTTTACCGTTTCAGGTATTAATAATGCCGCACATATCGGTGGCATGCTGATGGGTGCTTTACTGGCAGCAACATGGTATTTCAGCCAAAAAATGCAGAATAAAGTTGTATTCCAAATCATGGCTTTAATGATTGGATTTATTTTACTTGCTGCATTTTATTGGTATTGCACGGCGTTAAGCACAGGACTCAATCCTTTATGGCATGAAATCTTGCGCCAGAACCAGTCAACATTCTAA
- the mtgA gene encoding monofunctional biosynthetic peptidoglycan transglycosylase, whose protein sequence is MKAFLARLVMLVVGVILLIQLWIFSSLLWWRTHPVETTMFMRWDYLTDFKPIKQEWRDYDDISDNFKRAILAGEDAKFIHHHGFDWAGIQFALERNSEKGELVAGGSTVSQQLAKNLFLYNQRSFIRKGQEAVATWMMERMWSKRRILEVYMNSVEFGQNIYGVEAAAQFYYGKSSKSLSREQAAFLAALLPNPKYYQDNRNDRKLQYRKRVILKYMNAIQLPQ, encoded by the coding sequence ATGAAAGCCTTTTTAGCACGCTTAGTAATGTTGGTTGTTGGCGTCATTCTCCTGATCCAACTGTGGATTTTTAGTAGTTTGCTATGGTGGCGTACCCACCCTGTTGAAACCACGATGTTTATGCGTTGGGACTATTTAACCGACTTTAAACCGATCAAACAGGAATGGCGTGATTACGATGATATTAGTGATAATTTCAAGCGTGCTATTTTAGCGGGCGAAGATGCCAAGTTTATTCATCATCATGGTTTTGACTGGGCGGGAATTCAATTTGCATTAGAACGAAATAGTGAAAAAGGTGAGCTGGTGGCAGGCGGTTCAACGGTTTCACAACAGCTGGCTAAAAATTTATTTCTCTATAATCAGCGCTCCTTCATCCGTAAGGGTCAAGAAGCAGTTGCAACGTGGATGATGGAACGGATGTGGTCAAAACGCCGTATTTTAGAAGTGTATATGAATTCGGTTGAATTTGGTCAAAATATCTATGGCGTTGAGGCCGCAGCTCAATTCTATTATGGCAAAAGTTCGAAAAGTCTAAGTCGAGAGCAGGCGGCTTTCTTGGCGGCTTTACTCCCAAATCCAAAGTATTATCAAGACAATCGCAATGATCGTAAGCTGCAGTATCGTAAACGTGTGATTTTAAAATATATGAATGCCATACAACTTCCACAATAA
- the ppk1 gene encoding polyphosphate kinase 1, whose amino-acid sequence MNTAVTTTAPIEYSYNDRYINRELSILDFHLRVLEQAVDPLHPLLERMNFLLIFSRNLDEFFEIRVAGMMEQLTLGNESRTPDGLTPKQVLEQISKTTHAAIERQYRILNEEILPKLREEDICFLRRGELTPAQSAWIKKYFQEQVAPVLTPISLDPAHPFPRLVNKSLNFIVTLEGKDAFGRQIDLAVVPAPRSLPRVVRLPDELTNGKEHHVMLSAIIHEHVSDLFPGMTATGCYQFRVTRNADLALNEDVEDLAKALKGELSSRRFGRAVRLEVTHNCPKHIYEYLLDEFDLNEEQLYRVDGPVNLARLLSNFKRPHLRYDSHTPVIPKPFKKSESIFAAMQKQDILLHHPFESFAPVIQLLREAARDPQVLAIKQTLYRSGADSEIVQVLAEAARNGKEVTAVIELRARFDEESNIEVANVLQEAGAVVVYGIVGYKTHAKMILVVRRENNKLVRYVHLGTGNYHATNARIYTDYGLMTTDKDLCEDVHRIFQELTGMGKMAKPKKLLHAPFTLHAQLINYIDEEIVNAKEGRPAQIIIKVNALTEVQLINKLYEASQAGVQVDLIIRSICCLRPGLPNLSENIRVRSIVGRFLEHTRVYYFSNNGNPRIYGSSADWMDRNLFNRVEACFPIEDPALKKRIYQLGLLNYLKDNQQAWVLQGDGVWDRARPVEGEEPHNAQHTLLEAIK is encoded by the coding sequence ATGAATACTGCAGTGACGACAACAGCGCCAATAGAATATAGTTATAACGATCGTTATATTAATCGTGAACTTTCAATTCTCGATTTCCATCTTCGAGTACTTGAGCAGGCTGTCGATCCACTTCACCCATTATTAGAACGGATGAATTTCCTGCTGATTTTTTCACGCAACCTTGATGAATTCTTTGAGATTCGCGTTGCAGGGATGATGGAGCAATTAACCTTAGGTAATGAAAGTCGTACCCCAGATGGTTTAACCCCAAAACAGGTGTTAGAACAAATTTCAAAAACCACACATGCTGCGATTGAACGTCAATACCGGATTTTAAATGAAGAAATATTGCCGAAGTTACGTGAAGAAGATATTTGCTTCTTGCGCCGTGGTGAATTAACGCCTGCGCAATCGGCATGGATTAAGAAGTATTTCCAAGAGCAGGTTGCTCCTGTACTCACTCCAATTAGTCTTGATCCCGCACATCCATTTCCACGCTTAGTCAACAAAAGTTTAAATTTCATTGTGACTTTGGAAGGGAAAGATGCATTTGGACGTCAGATTGATCTCGCAGTTGTCCCAGCTCCGCGCTCTTTACCACGTGTAGTACGCTTACCTGATGAACTTACTAATGGTAAAGAACATCATGTGATGCTGTCAGCGATTATTCATGAACATGTCTCTGATTTATTCCCTGGGATGACAGCAACAGGTTGTTACCAGTTCCGTGTTACTCGTAATGCCGATCTGGCCTTGAACGAAGATGTAGAGGATCTGGCCAAAGCGTTGAAAGGGGAGCTGAGCTCGCGTCGTTTTGGCCGTGCAGTACGTCTGGAAGTCACACATAACTGTCCAAAGCATATCTATGAATACTTGTTGGATGAGTTCGATTTGAACGAAGAGCAATTGTATCGAGTAGATGGGCCAGTGAATTTGGCGCGGTTACTGTCGAATTTTAAACGTCCACATTTACGTTATGACTCGCATACCCCTGTGATTCCAAAACCATTTAAAAAGTCGGAAAGTATTTTTGCCGCAATGCAAAAACAGGATATTTTGCTACATCATCCGTTTGAATCATTTGCACCAGTGATTCAATTGTTGCGTGAAGCGGCCCGTGATCCCCAAGTGTTGGCGATTAAGCAAACCCTTTACCGCAGCGGCGCTGATTCAGAAATCGTACAGGTACTTGCAGAAGCAGCCCGCAATGGTAAAGAGGTGACGGCAGTAATTGAACTGCGTGCCCGTTTTGATGAAGAATCAAACATCGAAGTGGCCAACGTTTTGCAAGAAGCGGGTGCAGTGGTCGTTTATGGCATCGTTGGGTATAAAACGCATGCCAAAATGATTCTGGTGGTACGCCGTGAAAACAATAAACTGGTACGTTATGTGCATTTGGGGACGGGGAACTATCATGCCACCAATGCACGTATTTATACCGACTATGGTTTGATGACCACCGATAAAGACTTGTGTGAAGATGTACACCGTATTTTTCAGGAATTAACGGGTATGGGGAAAATGGCGAAGCCGAAAAAGCTACTCCATGCGCCTTTCACTCTGCATGCACAATTGATCAATTATATTGATGAAGAAATTGTCAATGCCAAAGAAGGCCGACCTGCACAAATCATTATTAAAGTGAATGCATTAACCGAAGTTCAATTGATTAATAAACTCTATGAAGCATCGCAGGCCGGTGTTCAGGTTGACCTGATCATTCGTTCGATTTGCTGTCTACGTCCTGGTCTGCCAAATCTTTCAGAAAATATTCGTGTTCGTTCGATTGTCGGGCGTTTCTTGGAACATACTCGGGTTTACTATTTTAGTAATAATGGTAATCCACGTATTTATGGTTCAAGTGCGGACTGGATGGATCGCAACTTATTCAACCGTGTTGAAGCCTGTTTCCCGATTGAAGATCCTGCATTGAAAAAGCGGATCTACCAACTCGGTTTATTGAATTATCTCAAAGATAATCAGCAAGCATGGGTGTTACAAGGCGATGGTGTTTGGGATCGTGCACGACCCGTGGAAGGTGAAGAGCCGCATAATGCACAGCATACTTTGCTAGAAGCAATTAAATAA
- a CDS encoding NAD(P)H-dependent flavin oxidoreductase, giving the protein MSILELLEIKHPILLAPMAGVSTPELAAEVSNQGAFGSLGLGANTAESAKAQILKTQELTDQPFQVNFFCHQSVSLQQEIAQQWIDYLRPQFEKFAAKAPTQLNCIYPSFLDNDDFLNIVLETRPKAVSFHFGIPHPHQIQALKNAGIVTLVSATNLLEAQAIEAAGIDIIIAQGIEAGGHRGIFNQHFDAAIKTADLVQLITQHCHLPVIAAGGIMNGDHAKEMLKIGASGIQLGTAFIQCKSSSANNAYRKALFSQPLTQVSASLSGRPARGLIGTWHTQIDSPHRPATPPYPYTYDLAKQLMSIANAQQDFSYGAFWAGSNVAQIRELEAADLVNQLVLEMKTN; this is encoded by the coding sequence ATGTCAATTTTAGAATTATTAGAAATCAAGCATCCAATTTTACTCGCGCCAATGGCAGGTGTTTCTACACCAGAACTCGCAGCTGAGGTTTCCAATCAAGGCGCTTTCGGTTCTTTAGGATTAGGAGCCAATACAGCAGAAAGTGCCAAAGCACAAATCTTAAAAACTCAAGAACTGACAGATCAGCCCTTTCAGGTTAACTTTTTTTGCCATCAATCGGTCTCCCTGCAGCAGGAAATAGCTCAACAGTGGATTGATTATCTTCGCCCCCAATTTGAGAAATTTGCAGCGAAAGCGCCAACTCAGCTCAACTGTATCTATCCCAGCTTTTTAGATAATGATGATTTCCTCAATATCGTACTGGAAACACGCCCCAAAGCAGTCAGCTTTCATTTTGGCATCCCCCACCCACATCAAATACAGGCCTTAAAAAATGCGGGTATTGTCACACTGGTTTCTGCAACCAACTTACTTGAAGCACAAGCGATTGAAGCCGCAGGTATTGACATTATTATTGCTCAAGGAATCGAGGCAGGCGGGCATCGTGGTATCTTCAATCAACATTTTGATGCTGCGATAAAGACTGCTGATCTGGTTCAACTCATCACCCAGCACTGTCATCTTCCGGTGATTGCAGCAGGTGGTATCATGAATGGTGACCATGCCAAAGAAATGCTAAAAATTGGTGCATCAGGCATACAACTAGGAACCGCATTTATTCAATGTAAAAGTTCCAGTGCCAACAACGCTTATCGGAAAGCCCTGTTCAGTCAACCATTAACTCAAGTCAGTGCCAGTCTCTCAGGCCGTCCGGCACGCGGTTTAATTGGTACATGGCATACCCAAATCGATTCACCGCATCGACCCGCTACACCACCATATCCTTATACTTATGATCTGGCCAAACAGCTCATGAGCATTGCCAATGCACAGCAGGATTTTAGTTATGGCGCCTTTTGGGCAGGCAGTAATGTAGCACAAATCAGAGAATTAGAAGCAGCTGATCTGGTCAATCAACTGGTCCTAGAAATGAAAACCAACTAA
- a CDS encoding VIT1/CCC1 transporter family protein, which produces MSFSQHAEPHVIQRSGWLRAAVLGANDGIISVTSLIMGMAASGASSHTLLITCIAGLISGATSMAAGEYISVKSQEDIEKSDLRFEARELEKNPHAELKELTQIYISRGLNPELAHEVATQLTEHDALGAHARDEIGIHENTAANPVQAALSSAASFSCGAALPMLAILLSPSTWIARSVLITGIISLALLGALSSYFARTSMLKGSLRITVWGILAMAFSSWVGSLFNVTPI; this is translated from the coding sequence ATGTCTTTTTCTCAACATGCAGAACCTCATGTGATACAACGTTCAGGCTGGCTACGGGCCGCTGTTTTAGGCGCCAATGATGGCATCATTTCCGTAACCAGTTTAATTATGGGAATGGCTGCCAGTGGTGCAAGCTCACATACTCTATTGATTACTTGTATTGCTGGGTTAATTTCAGGTGCAACCTCAATGGCAGCTGGAGAATACATTTCCGTCAAATCCCAAGAAGATATTGAAAAATCAGATCTTCGTTTTGAAGCCAGAGAACTGGAAAAAAACCCACATGCTGAACTCAAAGAACTCACACAAATCTATATTTCGCGCGGCCTAAACCCTGAACTTGCCCATGAGGTTGCCACGCAACTTACTGAGCATGATGCGCTTGGCGCCCATGCACGCGATGAGATCGGTATCCATGAAAATACCGCAGCCAATCCTGTCCAAGCAGCGCTTTCCTCTGCCGCTTCTTTTTCTTGCGGTGCTGCCTTACCTATGCTGGCAATTCTGCTTAGTCCAAGCACATGGATCGCACGTTCAGTCCTGATCACAGGCATTATTTCACTGGCACTGCTCGGTGCTTTATCCAGTTATTTTGCACGCACCTCGATGTTAAAAGGTAGTCTGCGGATTACAGTATGGGGCATTTTGGCGATGGCATTCTCAAGTTGGGTCGGTTCGCTCTTTAATGTCACCCCGATTTAA
- a CDS encoding tetratricopeptide repeat protein, whose translation MKNSKNTLLSHTLLLLGLTLPIQVMSAEPDFVKEGDAAYKPGNPIYDRWDKFYKIEQSQPEEAEKILIELGRLTPQDIKVWKSLTYLQIRLNKQKDAIQSVRKAEQLAPQDEQLKLQEAYLLNQQKRNQEALVIFKHLSTSSDAEIAAKSQQAVQNLSGPAVQSTFKDIYFAPSYESRYDDFIFPLKMRYGKNLEGGRAQVYGFVNLNRDTKSKGGVRPEIIDENAVTLGVGANYQPWQSIPVRAYLEVGGSYDLIDRNRDKFRESVVGGVTGYQEWYANPALEQRTIWNDYFTDLYGNVASYSRENYNIIADLRLRSGFNLYRGEAGTVQAYGKLHTLADSKGENYNNLFEYGAGLAWQPFNYVPVKLRVERLYGRYLKDALADGTENYNNTRTELVFYKDF comes from the coding sequence ATGAAAAATTCCAAAAATACGCTGCTGAGCCATACGCTATTACTTTTAGGTCTCACTTTACCGATACAGGTCATGAGTGCCGAGCCTGATTTCGTTAAAGAAGGGGATGCAGCATATAAACCAGGCAATCCAATTTATGACCGTTGGGATAAATTTTATAAAATTGAGCAAAGCCAGCCAGAAGAAGCTGAAAAAATTCTGATCGAATTAGGGCGATTGACACCGCAAGATATTAAGGTATGGAAGAGCTTGACTTATTTGCAGATTCGTCTCAATAAGCAAAAGGACGCAATTCAAAGCGTACGTAAAGCTGAACAGTTAGCGCCGCAAGATGAGCAACTCAAACTGCAAGAAGCCTATTTATTGAATCAGCAGAAAAGAAATCAAGAGGCTTTGGTCATTTTTAAACATTTATCGACCTCATCAGATGCAGAGATCGCCGCAAAATCACAACAAGCCGTACAGAACTTAAGTGGTCCAGCCGTGCAATCGACTTTTAAAGATATTTATTTTGCTCCTTCCTATGAGTCACGCTATGACGATTTCATTTTCCCATTAAAAATGCGTTACGGTAAAAACTTGGAGGGTGGTCGAGCCCAAGTGTATGGCTTTGTGAATTTGAATCGTGACACCAAATCCAAAGGTGGGGTACGCCCAGAAATTATTGATGAAAATGCTGTAACACTCGGTGTCGGGGCAAATTATCAGCCTTGGCAATCTATTCCAGTCCGTGCTTATCTGGAAGTGGGTGGTAGCTATGATTTGATTGACCGTAATCGGGATAAATTTCGTGAAAGTGTAGTCGGCGGTGTTACCGGTTATCAGGAATGGTACGCCAATCCAGCCTTAGAACAACGCACAATCTGGAATGATTACTTTACTGATTTATATGGCAATGTCGCCAGTTATTCACGAGAAAATTATAACATCATTGCTGACCTGAGATTACGTTCTGGTTTTAATCTTTATCGCGGTGAGGCGGGTACGGTACAGGCCTATGGCAAACTGCATACCCTCGCGGACTCTAAGGGCGAAAATTATAATAATTTATTTGAATATGGGGCAGGGCTTGCCTGGCAGCCTTTTAACTATGTTCCTGTAAAATTGCGGGTTGAGCGTTTATACGGCCGTTATTTAAAAGATGCTTTAGCCGATGGAACAGAAAATTATAACAACACACGTACTGAACTTGTATTTTATAAGGATTTCTAA
- the wecB gene encoding non-hydrolyzing UDP-N-acetylglucosamine 2-epimerase: protein MKKLISIVFGTRPELIKLAPVILLAQQDARFQVEVIFTGQHDELVRDAIEFFQIKIDHRLKMMNAGQSLNQLLIQGLSQLEGIFNDGQQRSAIVIQGDTTTVLAAGLVAFSMKIPVAHVEAGLRSYDLEHPFPEEGNRQLVSRITKWHFAPTEQSKQNLRQEHIAAEGITVTGNTVVDAVYLGRELIQQQGTQLNQLQQHGLSFPAQARVVLITAHRRENFGEGIQNICNAVAYLAETYPDVHFVWPVHLNPAVHDVVHARFDGHAQIHLVKPLDYPSLLAVIDRASFILTDSGGLQEESPSFHKPVLILRETTERPEVVQVGAGILVGTDQDKIIQEAEKLLSDQAHYAKMANVPNPFGDGKASQRILDQIALG from the coding sequence ATGAAAAAACTCATTTCAATTGTCTTTGGAACACGACCTGAACTGATTAAATTAGCACCAGTTATTCTACTGGCTCAACAGGATGCCCGTTTTCAGGTTGAGGTTATTTTTACGGGTCAGCATGACGAATTGGTCCGAGATGCCATTGAATTTTTTCAAATAAAAATTGATCATCGTTTGAAAATGATGAATGCTGGGCAAAGTCTAAATCAGTTACTGATACAGGGTTTAAGCCAGTTAGAAGGTATTTTTAATGATGGTCAACAGCGTAGTGCAATTGTCATTCAAGGTGATACCACTACAGTTCTAGCCGCAGGCTTAGTTGCTTTTTCTATGAAAATTCCTGTGGCACATGTAGAGGCAGGTTTACGTTCATATGATTTAGAGCATCCATTTCCAGAAGAGGGAAATCGCCAACTGGTATCCAGAATTACCAAGTGGCATTTTGCACCAACGGAGCAATCGAAACAAAATTTACGACAAGAGCATATTGCTGCGGAAGGAATTACAGTAACAGGTAACACTGTGGTTGATGCTGTTTATTTAGGTCGTGAACTCATCCAGCAGCAAGGTACGCAACTGAATCAATTACAGCAACATGGACTCAGCTTTCCAGCACAGGCGAGAGTTGTGCTGATTACTGCACATCGTCGTGAAAATTTTGGCGAAGGAATTCAAAATATTTGTAATGCTGTAGCGTATTTGGCAGAAACATATCCGGATGTCCATTTCGTTTGGCCTGTGCATTTAAATCCTGCTGTGCATGATGTTGTTCATGCAAGATTTGATGGACATGCTCAAATACACTTAGTTAAACCACTGGATTATCCAAGTCTACTTGCCGTCATTGATCGGGCGAGCTTTATTTTGACAGATTCGGGTGGCTTACAAGAGGAAAGTCCTTCATTCCATAAACCGGTGCTTATTTTAAGGGAAACAACTGAGCGCCCAGAAGTTGTACAGGTTGGAGCGGGGATTTTGGTTGGAACTGATCAAGACAAGATTATTCAGGAAGCAGAAAAATTATTATCGGATCAAGCTCATTATGCCAAAATGGCAAATGTGCCAAATCCATTTGGTGATGGCAAAGCATCACAGCGAATTCTGGACCAGATCGCTTTAGGTTAA
- a CDS encoding glycosyltransferase family 2 protein gives MPAIDILFLFGFLGIWIPQAFWAWLSFQAWKYSKNAAKELENLPVPEHWPVLSVLIPAYNEGVVIEDTLHAIAQQDYPAHAYEVLLINDGSKDNTLEIAERMAAIYPCIKIVNVPKGMGGKGKSRTLNNGLPHAKGELIVVYDADSTPEPDCVRLLAQTLMADKKLVAVNGKVRTRNWRDSILTRFIAIEFIFFQWIFQGGRWQRFELSTLMGTNYVIWRDALETLGGFDEKSLVDDTEMSFRIFLGQRRIKWVPYAVGWQQDPPSLSVFIKQRSRWTQGNFYVTSKYLPIALRKPFPIGIEIFNNIMCYVLFVPALIWSHITLALGLLGIAGITVPGPFTLLWGLSFCLYVAQMWFTLSLEKAKPQLYFFSVLSYVTYSQVFLFIVFKAAYDMLKNKIQGNSLQWYKTERSKEKK, from the coding sequence ATGCCCGCAATTGATATTCTTTTCTTATTTGGCTTTCTTGGGATTTGGATTCCACAAGCATTCTGGGCTTGGCTAAGTTTTCAGGCATGGAAATACTCTAAAAATGCGGCGAAAGAACTCGAAAATTTGCCTGTGCCTGAACATTGGCCCGTTTTAAGTGTCTTGATTCCCGCTTATAACGAAGGAGTCGTCATTGAAGATACCTTACATGCCATTGCACAGCAGGATTATCCAGCACATGCCTATGAAGTACTACTGATTAATGATGGTTCTAAAGACAATACTTTGGAAATTGCCGAACGTATGGCTGCCATTTACCCCTGCATTAAAATTGTCAATGTGCCCAAAGGAATGGGAGGTAAAGGAAAATCCCGTACCCTGAATAATGGTTTACCCCATGCCAAGGGGGAGCTGATTGTGGTCTACGATGCTGACAGTACTCCAGAACCAGACTGTGTCCGTCTCTTAGCTCAAACCTTAATGGCAGATAAAAAATTAGTTGCAGTAAATGGTAAAGTTCGTACCCGTAACTGGCGAGACAGTATTTTGACCCGTTTTATTGCGATTGAATTCATTTTCTTTCAGTGGATTTTTCAAGGCGGCCGTTGGCAGCGTTTCGAACTTTCCACCCTCATGGGGACAAACTATGTCATTTGGCGAGATGCTTTGGAAACGCTGGGAGGATTTGATGAAAAATCCTTGGTAGATGATACAGAGATGAGCTTTCGTATCTTCCTTGGACAAAGACGCATTAAGTGGGTTCCTTATGCCGTGGGTTGGCAGCAAGACCCTCCATCATTAAGTGTCTTTATCAAACAGCGCTCACGCTGGACTCAAGGTAACTTCTACGTCACCAGTAAGTATCTTCCAATTGCGCTCAGAAAACCTTTTCCAATTGGTATCGAAATCTTCAATAACATCATGTGCTATGTGTTGTTTGTTCCAGCGCTGATCTGGAGTCATATCACCTTAGCTTTAGGTCTACTTGGTATCGCAGGGATTACTGTTCCAGGGCCATTTACCCTGCTCTGGGGCTTATCCTTCTGCTTATATGTGGCGCAAATGTGGTTCACTCTATCTTTAGAAAAAGCCAAACCTCAACTCTATTTCTTCTCAGTCTTATCTTACGTTACGTATTCACAAGTGTTCTTATTTATCGTGTTTAAAGCTGCTTATGACATGCTCAAAAATAAGATCCAAGGCAATTCATTACAATGGTATAAAACTGAGCGTAGCAAGGAGAAAAAATAA